The proteins below come from a single Cylindrospermopsis raciborskii Cr2010 genomic window:
- a CDS encoding tetratricopeptide repeat protein encodes MKWQLLTHNKQVLGKIFTILVFTGLTGILCVSCNRNQDLLVTEIGVNPPKRPTRKTSGAGAFYLQGQNQHSRGNFQAAIAAYSKSISLNSDYAPAFKARGLAYFDLNNKERAINDYNQSLQINPNDPETYNYRGNARAFLGDQKGAIEDYNEAIRLSPNYAEAFNNRGNSHAAQGNKNAALEDYTQAIRIDQNYSVAYNNRGNAYSSLGNTSKAIADYNQAIRLNPQFAPAYNNRGNAFASSGDKRRALQDLQKAATIFDQEGNRGLYQQTMKNIEELEN; translated from the coding sequence ATGAAATGGCAGTTATTGACACATAATAAGCAAGTGCTAGGCAAAATATTCACAATATTAGTCTTTACTGGGTTAACTGGAATTTTATGCGTTTCTTGTAATCGCAATCAGGATCTTTTGGTAACTGAAATAGGGGTCAATCCCCCTAAACGTCCCACCCGTAAAACCTCTGGTGCAGGAGCATTTTATCTTCAGGGACAAAATCAGCACTCGAGAGGCAATTTTCAAGCTGCTATTGCTGCTTATAGTAAGTCTATCAGTTTAAATTCTGACTATGCACCTGCATTTAAGGCTCGTGGTTTAGCTTATTTTGACTTAAATAATAAAGAAAGAGCAATTAATGATTATAATCAGTCTCTGCAAATTAATCCTAATGACCCAGAAACTTACAACTATAGGGGTAATGCTCGTGCTTTTTTAGGAGACCAAAAAGGTGCTATAGAAGATTATAACGAAGCTATTCGTTTATCGCCTAACTATGCCGAGGCTTTCAATAATAGAGGCAATTCCCATGCTGCTCAAGGAAACAAAAATGCAGCTCTAGAAGATTATACTCAAGCTATTCGCATTGACCAAAATTATTCCGTTGCTTATAATAATCGCGGTAATGCCTATTCTAGTCTGGGAAATACATCAAAAGCGATCGCTGATTATAATCAAGCCATTCGGTTAAATCCACAGTTTGCTCCTGCTTATAATAATCGTGGTAATGCTTTTGCCTCTTCTGGAGATAAACGTCGTGCTTTACAAGACTTGCAAAAAGCAGCAACTATTTTTGACCAAGAGGGTAACAGGGGATTATATCAACAGACCATGAAAAACATTGAGGAGTTGGAAAATTAA
- a CDS encoding Tex family protein, with product MLNIPQLVALELGLKVNQVQNALDLLAEGATIPFIARYRKELTQEMTEVQLRDLSDRYTYLTELEERKRAVLSAISEQGKLTDKLEEKISSCLQKTELEDLYLPYKPKRRTRATIAREKGLESLAAFIKSLNVKNGTSISLDSVASKYVAQEKGVNTSEEALKGASDILAEEIADKAHLRAYIREYVLETGVIISRIKEEYAEGTTKFEMYRNYQVKVKNVAPHNMLALSRGEAEKLLVFDIGFDQDFLLAYLESQEIHTRTQNIRQFYQAMLKDAFNRLMKTSLINEVISEKKTYSDVESIKTFEANLRELLLSAPAGMKPTLAIDPGFRTGCKTAILDPTGKFLEYQAVFPHQGGEQRQKAVQTVKKLIEKYEIQLIAIGNGTASRETDEFITEVLRDCHSKPIKVMVNESGASIYSASEVARKEFPDLDITVRGAISIGRRLQDPLAELVKIDPKSIGVGQYQHDVDQKLLKKKLHETVESCVNYVGVDLNTASKELLTFVSGINPTVANNIITYRNQYGAFKNRQQLLKVPKLGPKAFEQSAGFLKIRNGENPLDNTAVHPESYPLVEKIAGDLQVPLNQVTQIAERLKKTGIKKYLTDAIGEPTLRDILRELEKPGRDPRAEFKYATFREGIKEIRDLTVGMELEGIITNVANFGAFVDIGVHQDGLVHISQLADRFVEDPKTIVKVGQLVRVRVLEVNEKLKRISLSMRKPN from the coding sequence ATGTTGAATATTCCCCAATTAGTCGCTCTTGAATTAGGACTTAAAGTCAACCAGGTACAAAACGCCTTGGATCTCTTAGCTGAGGGTGCAACTATTCCCTTTATTGCACGTTATCGTAAGGAACTTACCCAAGAAATGACGGAAGTACAACTACGAGATTTATCCGATAGATATACATATTTGACAGAACTAGAAGAGAGAAAACGGGCAGTTTTAAGCGCCATATCAGAACAAGGTAAACTCACGGACAAACTGGAAGAGAAAATCAGCTCCTGTTTACAGAAAACGGAATTAGAGGATTTATACTTACCCTACAAACCAAAGCGTCGCACTCGTGCTACTATTGCTCGAGAAAAAGGTCTGGAATCCTTAGCAGCATTTATTAAATCATTAAATGTAAAAAATGGTACATCCATTTCCCTGGATTCAGTAGCAAGTAAATATGTTGCCCAGGAAAAAGGTGTGAATACCAGTGAAGAGGCGTTAAAAGGCGCTAGTGATATTTTAGCGGAAGAAATAGCTGACAAGGCTCATTTAAGAGCCTATATCAGGGAATATGTGTTGGAAACGGGTGTGATTATTTCCCGAATCAAAGAGGAATATGCGGAAGGGACAACTAAATTTGAAATGTACCGTAACTATCAGGTAAAGGTCAAAAATGTTGCTCCCCATAATATGTTAGCTTTAAGTAGGGGAGAAGCGGAAAAACTCTTAGTCTTTGACATTGGTTTTGACCAAGATTTTCTACTTGCTTATTTGGAATCTCAGGAAATTCACACCCGAACACAAAATATCAGACAGTTCTACCAAGCTATGTTAAAGGATGCTTTTAACCGCTTGATGAAAACTTCGTTAATTAATGAAGTAATTAGTGAAAAGAAAACCTATTCTGATGTTGAATCTATTAAAACCTTTGAAGCAAATCTGAGGGAGTTGTTATTGTCTGCACCCGCAGGGATGAAACCCACCTTGGCCATAGATCCAGGGTTTAGAACGGGTTGTAAGACAGCGATTTTAGATCCGACGGGTAAATTCCTAGAATATCAAGCTGTTTTTCCTCACCAGGGAGGGGAACAGAGGCAAAAAGCGGTTCAGACGGTAAAAAAGCTCATAGAAAAGTATGAGATTCAACTAATAGCAATTGGCAATGGCACAGCATCTCGCGAAACGGATGAATTTATCACCGAGGTTTTAAGAGATTGCCACTCCAAACCAATTAAGGTTATGGTGAATGAGTCTGGTGCATCTATATATTCAGCTAGTGAAGTAGCTAGAAAGGAATTTCCTGATTTAGATATAACTGTCAGAGGTGCAATTAGTATTGGGAGAAGATTGCAAGATCCCCTGGCTGAATTAGTAAAAATTGACCCCAAATCCATTGGGGTGGGACAATATCAGCATGATGTGGATCAAAAACTCCTGAAAAAGAAATTACATGAAACCGTTGAAAGTTGTGTCAATTATGTGGGAGTAGATTTGAATACTGCTTCTAAAGAACTGTTGACATTTGTTTCTGGAATTAACCCTACAGTTGCTAATAATATTATCACCTATCGCAATCAATATGGGGCATTTAAAAATCGTCAACAACTGTTGAAAGTGCCAAAACTTGGTCCGAAAGCATTTGAACAGTCAGCAGGGTTTTTAAAAATTAGAAATGGGGAAAATCCCCTGGATAATACTGCAGTTCATCCGGAAAGTTATCCCCTGGTAGAAAAGATAGCAGGGGATTTACAAGTACCATTAAATCAAGTTACCCAAATAGCAGAACGGTTGAAAAAAACTGGCATCAAAAAATACCTGACTGATGCCATCGGAGAGCCTACTTTGCGAGATATTCTCAGGGAACTGGAAAAACCAGGAAGAGATCCTCGTGCGGAATTTAAATATGCCACCTTCCGGGAGGGAATTAAGGAAATTAGGGACTTAACCGTGGGTATGGAATTGGAAGGAATTATTACTAATGTGGCTAATTTTGGTGCTTTTGTTGATATTGGAGTTCATCAGGATGGATTGGTTCACATATCCCAATTAGCAGATAGATTTGTGGAGGATCCCAAAACCATCGTTAAGGTGGGACAGTTGGTAAGGGTGAGGGTGCTGGAGGTGAATGAAAAGTTAAAACGTATTAGTTTATCTATGAGAAAGCCTAATTAA
- a CDS encoding ABC transporter permease, translated as MKYFFRKAHIFLTVYYAYMLEYRSELLLWVLSGSLPIIIMGVWNKAAQGGNFGLSPLDFTRYFFAVFLFRQLTVVWVIYDFEREVVEGKLSNRLLQPLDPVFHHLAGHISERFARMPFIVAIVGIFFAFYPQAFWIPSFTNFFWFILAAFLSFALRFLIQYTLGMLAFWTERATSLENFWFLLFLFLSGMIAPLEVFPPAVKNFALWTPFPYLIHFPASILVGLPVDLTRGFLSILAWLCIFWIANRLLWRLGLKQYSGMGA; from the coding sequence ATGAAGTATTTTTTCAGGAAGGCCCACATCTTCCTCACAGTGTATTACGCCTACATGCTAGAATATCGCTCAGAACTACTATTATGGGTTTTATCTGGTTCCCTACCCATAATAATTATGGGTGTGTGGAATAAAGCAGCACAGGGGGGAAACTTTGGTTTAAGTCCACTTGACTTTACCCGCTATTTTTTTGCAGTATTTCTATTTAGACAACTAACGGTTGTTTGGGTAATTTATGATTTTGAAAGAGAAGTAGTCGAGGGGAAACTTTCCAATCGATTATTACAACCCTTAGACCCGGTATTTCATCATCTTGCTGGTCACATTAGTGAAAGATTTGCCAGAATGCCATTTATTGTGGCAATTGTGGGCATATTCTTCGCATTTTACCCCCAAGCTTTCTGGATCCCCAGTTTTACCAACTTTTTTTGGTTTATCCTAGCTGCATTCCTATCTTTTGCATTGAGGTTCCTCATCCAGTACACTCTAGGAATGTTAGCCTTTTGGACTGAAAGAGCTACATCCCTAGAAAACTTTTGGTTCTTATTATTTCTGTTTCTATCAGGTATGATTGCACCCTTAGAGGTTTTTCCCCCAGCGGTTAAAAACTTCGCCCTATGGACACCATTTCCCTACCTAATTCATTTTCCCGCAAGCATTTTAGTAGGTCTACCCGTAGATTTAACCAGGGGATTTTTATCCATTTTAGCTTGGTTGTGCATATTTTGGATAGCCAATCGCCTACTATGGCGCTTAGGGTTAAAGCAGTATTCAGGCATGGGAGCTTAA
- a CDS encoding ABC transporter ATP-binding protein, which translates to MSIIQAQNLSKSYSVAIKQPGFVGTINHFFNRQYRHIQAVKDVTFTIEPGEIVGFLGPNGAGKTTTLKMLTGLIHPSSGSLKVGGFSPFRRQEAFLQRITLVMGQKQQLLWDLPAIDSLKINAAVYNISNREFQQRVGELTEMLSLGSKLNQPVRKLSLGERMKAEILAALLHRPQVLFLDEPTLGLDINAQVNVRDFLREYNQLYQSTILLTSHYMADITALCERVLVIHQGELMYDGRLEELIQKFAPYRQIYIELSQSLPIEKLTYYGEVEHLEGRRVSLLVQREGLTRTVGQILADLDVVDLTVTEPPVEEVIGKVFQSVLISPTHRK; encoded by the coding sequence ATGTCGATTATCCAAGCTCAAAATCTTAGCAAATCGTATTCAGTTGCCATTAAACAACCTGGGTTTGTTGGTACAATAAACCACTTCTTCAATCGTCAATATCGTCACATTCAAGCTGTTAAAGATGTAACCTTCACCATAGAACCTGGAGAAATAGTGGGGTTTTTGGGGCCCAATGGTGCGGGTAAAACCACGACCTTAAAAATGCTGACTGGTCTAATTCATCCTTCCAGCGGATCACTAAAAGTGGGGGGATTCAGTCCTTTTCGTCGTCAGGAAGCATTTTTGCAAAGAATTACCCTAGTTATGGGACAAAAGCAGCAATTATTATGGGATTTACCAGCCATAGATTCCCTAAAAATCAATGCTGCAGTATATAATATATCCAATAGAGAATTTCAGCAGCGAGTTGGTGAACTGACAGAAATGCTTTCCCTAGGTAGCAAACTAAACCAACCAGTCAGGAAACTTTCTCTAGGTGAAAGAATGAAGGCAGAAATTTTAGCCGCTCTTTTACACCGTCCCCAGGTTCTGTTTTTAGATGAACCAACTCTGGGACTGGATATTAACGCCCAAGTTAACGTAAGAGACTTCTTAAGAGAATATAACCAACTTTATCAATCTACCATATTATTAACAAGTCACTACATGGCGGATATCACAGCTCTTTGTGAAAGAGTGTTAGTAATTCACCAAGGCGAACTGATGTATGATGGCAGACTGGAAGAATTAATACAGAAATTTGCCCCCTATCGTCAAATCTATATAGAATTGTCCCAGTCACTACCTATTGAAAAACTTACTTACTATGGAGAGGTAGAACATCTAGAAGGTAGAAGAGTTAGTTTACTCGTGCAAAGGGAAGGTTTAACCCGCACCGTAGGACAAATATTAGCAGATTTAGACGTGGTAGATTTAACTGTCACCGAACCACCAGTAGAAGAAGTAATAGGTAAAGTTTTCCAGTCCGTTCTTATATCACCAACCCACCGTAAGTAA
- a CDS encoding WD40 repeat domain-containing protein — MNFTTNKPQKFTTHYSEKLTEYVTSLNWSKSGHKLAVTSASGEVIIWENQTITNLQTSTGKSLDCGGFSADDQYLAVGGQDGNVKIWKDKELIQTLANAPAWIDKLAWNHTNNLLAFSLGRYVQVWDVDARELVVTLNFENSSILGIDWRQDGKYLAISGYKGVKVWNRENWDEEPYILYTDTVSTGVAWSSDGKYLASANMDRSIAVLEWENPDPWLMRGFPGKIRQLAWSNRTSDTGDPILACASVEGVVMWHKSVDESVGWESTILTNHFDIVTAIAHPPQSLNYRLPNNELVLASAGADGWLCLWDENFQVWEILSGVTEGFSTLAWEPQGKFLAAGGDQGELIIWSSNNSQCEVID; from the coding sequence ATGAACTTCACCACTAACAAACCGCAAAAATTCACCACCCATTATTCAGAAAAGCTAACAGAATATGTAACATCCTTAAACTGGTCTAAATCCGGTCACAAGCTGGCCGTCACCTCCGCATCAGGAGAGGTAATCATTTGGGAAAACCAAACAATTACCAATCTCCAAACTTCCACAGGTAAATCCCTAGACTGTGGAGGTTTCTCAGCTGATGACCAGTATTTGGCTGTAGGTGGTCAGGATGGAAACGTAAAAATCTGGAAGGACAAAGAGTTAATTCAAACCCTAGCAAACGCTCCAGCTTGGATTGATAAGTTGGCTTGGAACCATACCAATAATCTATTAGCTTTTAGTTTAGGTCGTTATGTTCAAGTGTGGGATGTGGATGCGCGGGAACTGGTGGTCACCCTCAACTTTGAAAACTCATCAATTTTAGGAATTGATTGGCGTCAGGATGGAAAGTATTTGGCTATTAGCGGTTATAAAGGAGTTAAGGTTTGGAATAGGGAAAATTGGGATGAGGAACCTTATATACTGTATACGGATACAGTCAGTACGGGTGTGGCATGGTCCAGTGACGGTAAATATTTGGCTTCAGCAAATATGGATCGTAGTATCGCAGTATTAGAGTGGGAAAATCCCGATCCCTGGCTAATGCGTGGTTTTCCTGGCAAAATTCGTCAATTGGCTTGGTCTAATAGAACAAGTGATACAGGAGATCCCATCTTAGCTTGTGCCAGTGTAGAAGGTGTAGTAATGTGGCATAAATCTGTTGATGAATCTGTAGGTTGGGAGTCAACAATTTTGACTAATCACTTCGACATTGTAACTGCGATCGCCCACCCACCCCAGTCCTTAAATTATAGATTGCCAAATAATGAGTTAGTACTTGCTTCTGCTGGTGCTGATGGTTGGTTGTGTTTATGGGATGAAAATTTTCAAGTATGGGAAATTTTGTCAGGTGTAACTGAAGGTTTTTCTACCCTAGCTTGGGAACCCCAAGGCAAATTTTTGGCAGCGGGTGGAGACCAAGGGGAATTAATTATTTGGTCATCTAATAATTCCCAGTGTGAAGTTATAGACTAA
- a CDS encoding mannose-1-phosphate guanylyltransferase → MTSSMIPVILAGGKGERFWPLSRKDKPKQFLNLDGSSQSLLQSTAKRLLNVSGGWDNLWVITSSQISQGVEQQLPNLLPSNLLVELEGRDTAAAIAWASLEIQKRHGDDTVIGFFPADHWIADQEAFENTLSAATQLATSTQAIVTLGIKPSFPSTAYGYIEQGERVGKFNNLPVYHVNRFTEKPNRETAEHFLSTGRFSWNSGMFVFRAGVILQELHTHTPEIVIPLAEHGPGIYPSLPKQSIDYALMEKTNLAYVLPVEFGWDDLGDWNAIERLLKTQEDQNVELATHVGLHTQGTIIYASDPNDLVVTIGLENLVIVRDRNVTLIVDKDRTQEIKQVLKKLQSDPRFTDLL, encoded by the coding sequence ATGACTAGTTCCATGATCCCCGTTATTTTGGCTGGTGGTAAGGGCGAGCGCTTTTGGCCCCTAAGTCGCAAAGACAAACCTAAACAGTTCTTAAATCTGGATGGTAGTTCCCAAAGTTTACTGCAATCCACAGCCAAGCGACTGCTAAATGTCTCTGGAGGTTGGGATAATCTGTGGGTAATCACTTCCAGCCAAATATCTCAGGGTGTAGAACAGCAATTGCCCAACCTGTTACCCTCAAACCTGTTAGTTGAATTAGAGGGTAGGGATACAGCAGCTGCGATCGCCTGGGCAAGTTTGGAAATCCAGAAGCGTCATGGGGATGACACTGTGATTGGATTTTTCCCTGCTGATCACTGGATTGCTGACCAAGAGGCGTTTGAAAACACTCTCAGTGCTGCTACCCAATTAGCAACCAGCACACAAGCGATCGTCACTTTGGGGATTAAGCCTAGTTTTCCATCCACTGCTTATGGGTATATTGAACAGGGTGAAAGGGTTGGTAAATTTAATAATTTACCAGTCTATCACGTCAACCGGTTTACTGAAAAGCCCAACCGAGAAACAGCTGAACATTTTTTATCTACAGGACGTTTTAGCTGGAATAGTGGCATGTTTGTATTTCGCGCTGGAGTCATACTACAAGAATTACACACCCATACTCCAGAAATTGTCATCCCTTTAGCAGAACATGGACCTGGGATTTACCCTTCTTTGCCTAAGCAAAGTATAGATTATGCCCTCATGGAAAAGACTAATTTGGCTTATGTCTTACCAGTAGAATTTGGCTGGGATGATCTGGGGGACTGGAATGCCATTGAACGTCTACTCAAAACCCAGGAAGATCAAAATGTAGAATTAGCTACCCATGTCGGTCTCCATACCCAAGGAACTATTATTTATGCTTCCGATCCCAACGATTTAGTGGTCACTATCGGTTTAGAAAATTTGGTGATTGTGCGCGATCGCAATGTTACCCTAATAGTTGACAAAGATCGAACTCAGGAAATTAAACAGGTGTTAAAGAAACTACAGAGTGATCCTCGATTTACGGATCTTTTGTAG
- a CDS encoding LCP family protein, translating into MIKQVQWLENQLAIQQVTALEHEGQLEQFMSVETQTVSNPVLRAEVTAGGVNSQRTVAELMGSMPYQISDKLGLSMPRWLLWVLTFSISITLSGLFMSAVALWTPLWSNLEKAEDDGFTPSNRDTLKVSDGLWNKLSLYQLSKPMNILVMGVEPIKGTLDGSPESFAGSSDTMLLVRLNPSDKSIRVLSIPKGTMVSLPEDGLSKISEANTKGGPVLAARVISRTFSNAPIDRYIRISTSGLRELVDQLGGVDIFVPQSMSSQEQTGGTPTNLVSGWQTLNGEQAELFARFRESSLGDIARVQRQQALIGGLVQRLNNPVVLPRLPQLTRMMRKYFDTNLRMEEMMALANFAVNVERDNFQMTMLPGTFSKFSKDPESYWLNLTGQQSLLKNYVGVDIYQVKSDSRSVSQLKIAIQNASSQPQVTAKVINQLKSKGFANIYTVPDWAENQRQTQIFVRRGTRQPGVELQTILGRGQIEVSAQGDLDADLTIRIGEDWK; encoded by the coding sequence GTGATTAAACAAGTTCAGTGGTTAGAAAATCAGCTTGCAATTCAACAAGTGACTGCTTTAGAACATGAGGGACAACTGGAGCAATTTATGTCAGTTGAAACTCAGACTGTGTCAAATCCGGTATTGAGAGCGGAGGTAACTGCAGGGGGTGTAAATAGTCAACGAACAGTCGCTGAACTAATGGGATCAATGCCATATCAGATTTCTGACAAATTAGGATTAAGTATGCCTCGTTGGCTATTGTGGGTATTAACCTTTTCTATAAGCATCACCTTATCAGGGCTATTCATGTCAGCAGTTGCTTTATGGACTCCCCTATGGAGTAACTTAGAGAAAGCAGAAGATGACGGATTTACACCAAGTAATAGAGATACTTTAAAAGTATCGGATGGTTTATGGAATAAACTTTCCCTTTATCAACTATCCAAACCCATGAACATTTTAGTGATGGGTGTTGAACCGATTAAAGGCACCCTAGATGGTTCACCAGAAAGTTTTGCCGGTAGCAGTGACACCATGTTACTAGTGCGGTTAAACCCTAGTGATAAATCAATAAGGGTGCTTTCCATTCCCAAGGGGACAATGGTGTCCTTACCAGAAGATGGACTCAGCAAGATATCAGAAGCTAATACCAAGGGTGGTCCGGTATTAGCTGCACGGGTAATCAGTCGCACTTTTAGTAACGCTCCCATAGATAGGTATATTCGTATTTCCACGAGTGGTTTACGAGAACTGGTGGATCAGTTGGGGGGAGTAGATATATTTGTACCCCAGTCTATGAGCTCTCAGGAGCAAACTGGTGGAACACCAACAAATTTAGTGAGTGGGTGGCAAACCCTCAACGGTGAACAGGCGGAATTATTTGCTCGTTTTCGGGAATCTAGTCTGGGAGATATAGCCAGGGTGCAACGACAACAAGCTCTGATTGGTGGTCTGGTTCAACGCCTAAATAATCCTGTCGTTCTACCTCGGTTACCCCAACTTACTCGTATGATGCGCAAGTATTTTGACACCAATTTGAGAATGGAAGAGATGATGGCCTTGGCCAATTTTGCCGTCAATGTGGAACGGGATAATTTTCAAATGACCATGCTTCCTGGTACCTTTAGTAAGTTCAGTAAAGATCCAGAAAGTTACTGGTTGAATCTCACCGGACAACAAAGTTTGTTAAAAAATTATGTTGGGGTGGATATTTATCAAGTCAAATCAGACTCTCGTTCAGTTTCTCAGCTAAAAATTGCCATTCAAAATGCCAGCAGTCAACCTCAAGTAACTGCAAAAGTTATCAACCAACTCAAGTCCAAGGGTTTTGCTAATATTTACACTGTTCCCGATTGGGCTGAAAACCAACGCCAAACCCAGATCTTTGTTCGCAGAGGAACTCGACAACCAGGAGTAGAGCTACAGACAATATTGGGTAGGGGTCAAATTGAAGTTTCCGCTCAAGGAGATTTAGATGCAGATCTCACCATTCGCATTGGTGAAGATTGGAAATAG
- a CDS encoding DUF192 domain-containing protein, translated as MLHCLIICYLLLSILLASCSAPSSAQLNTTLNAQLPQSNTKGQYLPVSAQMTIANGKKIDLEVAKTPEQQMMGLMYRPALPDNRGMLFAFPSPQPVGFWMKNVPVSLDMVFINRGVVQYIKTAPPCKNEPCPTYGPRVLIDQVVELRAERARELGLKIGDRVKIEVFKPLR; from the coding sequence ATGTTACACTGTCTTATAATATGTTATTTACTGTTGAGTATTTTACTCGCCAGCTGTTCTGCTCCGAGTTCGGCCCAACTCAATACCACCTTAAATGCTCAGTTACCCCAGTCAAACACTAAAGGTCAATACTTGCCAGTTTCCGCTCAAATGACCATTGCCAATGGCAAAAAAATTGATTTGGAAGTTGCAAAAACACCAGAACAGCAGATGATGGGGTTAATGTATCGTCCAGCTTTACCAGATAACCGGGGTATGTTGTTTGCATTTCCCTCACCCCAACCAGTAGGATTTTGGATGAAGAATGTACCAGTGTCATTAGACATGGTATTTATTAACAGAGGCGTGGTTCAATATATCAAGACCGCCCCCCCCTGCAAAAATGAACCCTGTCCTACCTACGGTCCAAGAGTGCTAATAGACCAAGTGGTTGAATTAAGAGCTGAACGGGCCCGGGAACTGGGTCTCAAAATAGGAGATAGGGTCAAAATTGAGGTATTCAAACCGCTCAGGTGA
- a CDS encoding DUF2949 domain-containing protein, whose amino-acid sequence MVQSRYTRLINFLQEDLAISAASLAVALRHPEQDTGSLTMILWQYGLITLDQLEQIYDWLETI is encoded by the coding sequence ATGGTACAATCGAGATACACCCGTCTGATCAATTTCCTGCAGGAAGATTTAGCGATTTCAGCAGCTTCCCTAGCTGTCGCTCTGCGTCACCCTGAGCAAGATACTGGATCCCTAACCATGATCCTGTGGCAATATGGACTAATAACTCTAGACCAGTTAGAGCAGATCTATGACTGGTTAGAAACTATCTAA
- a CDS encoding metal ABC transporter solute-binding protein, Zn/Mn family: MNKLLNCKFCNICLPIGLPIILAILGCNHRNLNNNYTQDHQNQKISQNLPQVVVTTTILCDITNQIAKESINLICLVPPGLEPPIYQPTPEDIKAIKKADLILYHGYNFEPNLIKSFKNSRKNIAKISVGQRAVKQPQKLHQNGKIINEPHIWHDVRNAIKMVEVVNFQLGKISPENQQRYNSNTRQLTRELKELNQWIKSTLSTIPDKKRKLLTTHGAMIYYVKAYGLDYKGTLPDISNEDKLTAKKAKSLAEYIKTTQAPIIFADRAVNLMLLAPIAKKTKVKIFPRPLYIDGLGEPGSDGETYQKMMDANTRSIVEGLGGTYLRFVPNIGR, translated from the coding sequence ATGAATAAGTTGTTAAATTGTAAGTTTTGCAATATTTGTTTACCAATTGGCCTACCAATAATACTAGCAATTTTAGGTTGTAATCATAGGAATCTAAATAATAACTATACTCAAGATCACCAGAATCAAAAGATCAGTCAAAATCTACCCCAAGTTGTAGTTACTACAACCATACTCTGCGATATTACTAACCAAATAGCCAAAGAAAGTATCAATCTAATTTGTTTAGTTCCTCCTGGTTTGGAACCTCCTATATATCAGCCAACACCGGAAGATATCAAAGCCATCAAAAAAGCAGATCTGATTTTATATCACGGTTATAATTTTGAGCCTAACCTAATTAAGTCCTTCAAAAATAGTCGAAAAAACATAGCCAAAATATCAGTTGGTCAACGTGCTGTGAAACAACCACAAAAACTGCACCAAAATGGCAAAATTATTAACGAACCACATATTTGGCATGATGTGAGAAATGCCATCAAAATGGTAGAAGTAGTGAATTTTCAATTAGGCAAAATATCACCGGAAAATCAACAGAGATATAATAGTAATACCCGCCAACTGACCCGAGAATTAAAAGAATTAAACCAGTGGATTAAATCTACTCTTTCCACCATTCCTGACAAAAAACGGAAATTGCTGACCACCCATGGGGCGATGATTTATTACGTCAAGGCCTATGGGTTAGATTATAAAGGAACCTTACCAGATATCAGCAATGAAGATAAATTAACAGCTAAAAAAGCTAAAAGTCTAGCTGAATATATTAAAACAACCCAAGCACCAATAATTTTTGCTGATAGAGCAGTTAATTTGATGTTACTTGCGCCAATTGCCAAAAAAACAAAAGTGAAAATTTTTCCTCGACCACTTTATATTGATGGATTGGGTGAACCAGGTAGTGATGGAGAAACCTATCAAAAAATGATGGATGCAAATACTCGCAGCATTGTAGAAGGTTTAGGGGGTACATATTTAAGATTCGTGCCCAATATTGGTAGATAA